TAGGCACCGTGCAACCCAACAGTTTGTATCTATCCTGGAAATGGAACCGTGAAGCGACGGAGATTTGCTGATAGGTTGGTGACTCAATGTGCCAGAGAGGCGACAAATCGATCCGAAACTATCAATCTGGTTTGGTTAAAAACTTAAAAGAGTGGGTAGTACTTTAGACGGTTTTCAACTTCGTTCAGGGTTGCAATACTTCGGTGATGTTAAACTCTTCTTTTATAAACACAATACAGACACCCCCAAATATTTGCATGCGCGCATACACTAGTTTCTATGAACGCAAATCTTAAGATTAACAAAGTCACTGCTATAGGACACTTTAATTCCCAATGGGCTAACTACATAACCATCAtcttaaccatccaaccacaggttgatcCATCTATGATGAAGTGGACTTCACTTAACTCTTCAGCCATGCACGCGGATCATTGCGGTGTACAAGTGGAAGTCATTACAGTGATAATACGGGAGCTATACATGTGTGCGCCAATGAGGTTAGCCTGCGCGATGGTGCGAGCTTCCGAAGAACACGTACCGTGTCTCTTCACTTCCGTTGACCAAGGACCCTCGTCTCTCGCACCAATCCATACAATTCTGCTTTGCACATGAAGAGTCATAGGATGACTTCATGATCAAAAGTCGACCCTCAAACCATACATAAGCCATATTATATCTATACAAGGAGATTAGTTTCACACATTTGTAAGTACAAGATCAGAGAACCAAAGAGTTGTGTCCCGCGGATTTCAGGATTTCTAGAGGTTGGAGATGTAGAACTGTTAAccaatacttcctccgttcctaaatatttgtctttttagagatttcaaatagataccacatacggatgtatatagacatattttagagtgtagattcactcattttgctccgtatgtaatcacttgttgaaatctctaaaaagacaaatacttagGCAGACTATCACCCCCTCTGTCCAGGCTGAAAAGCATACTGAGAACATGTACCCAGTATACGATCGGGTTCTTCGCTTGGCCTTGATCTTTCAGCTCGCTTTAGTCGTCTCTTACGATACCTCCATGCGACTTGGATGCGCGCTGCAGCGATGGTCCTCCAGTAGGGTGATTCATACCTGTCCAACACATTTGCAGCACTTAGTCTCAAGCATCAGCCAACGGAGTAGTAACACAGAGATCACTTGAGTACCATACATAATAGTTGTTATTATGCAAGAATTTTCAGCTGGTAATCTCAAATTCTTAATCACCACGATACATAACATGGCACTAGTAAAGTTACTCATATTTTCCCACTGCTAAAATTAATCGACAACAGCTTCAGCATCCTACAATTCCTGCCGAACTTAACTTTATTTGATAAACATGAATATGATGATCAATATGATAAACCAGACAAGCAAGTGGCTACCTGATAGCCCCCTGCACTCTTGGATTGCGCAAGAACCGTGCAAATTGTCCAGTAACTTGTTCGAGATCACTTGCTCGAAGTACAAAAGCTTCAACATTCGTTAAGCATCGCACAGTACGTATAGCAACCAAACGCATACCATGAAATCTACTTCTCCCGCCATCTGAAACAGTAGCAGTACATGTGATGCTACAATTATGAACTATATATGGAGTATAACAAGCAGGCAAGCCAGATATTGCAGACCTTTATTCGTTGAAGAGTGTTCCAAGTACCATGTGAGGAGTTCCTCTCCACATACATCTCCATCTTGTAACGGAGCCCTGCTTCCATCTGCACTGATGCTTTCTAGCTTGCCTCTCACTATGAAGATCATTTTGTCAACAGGGCCACCTTGATAAAGAATGTCACTTCCACTGATATATAAGTTTTGTCTTAATTTGTCACAGATAGCATCCAAGATTGGCCAATCCATCAAGGTGAACAATCGAACCTGCAGAACAATTACACTCAGGGATTCCAAAGAAATGAGAGGAGAGGTCATTACTACAGGCATAGATACTAAGGTGAACCTGCAAACTGAACAGATCAAATACATGCCACTTTTTCGATGGAAAAAGATTGCTGAGATCTCTAGCCGTTTATATTGGGATCACCCTTTAATCTCTTTTTCTTAAGATTTTAATGTTTAATTCATTCTCTATCCTCACCGTGCTGACTGAAATATAACGTATTAAAGAGTAATGCATCCAACTTATTGCATACCCTATTAAGGAATCTAAAGAAATGTCGACGTATGTCCCTTTGAATATCTTCTGGTAAATTGCTTAAGAGTTCCTCTTCATTTACTCCTTGAGTGGCCGCCCAGGTGAACCTTTCTGCATGTCTAACCCTCCTGCACATTTAGAAACCTCCATCGGTTACTATCTTTGAAGCGTAAAACTAAACTCAAAAATAACATGAAGAAAATTTTCAAACCACAATTCAGGTCTTTATTGACATTGCCATGAGATGGCACATGTTACGAGTATGGAGGTTAACTACTTGTGTGAGAATTTAGTGCATTAAATCATTGTTTTATGTCTTTTAAGAGTGAATTCCAGCTTTCACCTCCTATTTTGACCTTTTATGCTAAATACCCAATTTAACTGTTTTCCATCTGGATTACCCATTTAGCGAAAATTTTGCCTGTTTTTACCCATTTAGTGGAAGTTGTGCCAATTTTTACCCCATTTAAAATTTTGAGAGCGATCTGCTAGGTGCGTCCGGTCATCAGGCACACATTACGAGCCATGTCGTGGTTTCCTCCTTGCATCTGAACCGGTTCGTGTCCCTAAGCCATATCCGTCTCACGCACCCGCATGCAGCTGTTTAGCTAAACCAACTGCAAGATGGGCATGTATGTACACCTGACGACATTGAGAAAAAAGCCGTGCAAAGCCATTCGACCTGTTAGTGTGCAGGAAAAAAACCAGAAGGAAAACCACGACCTGGCATGTTACGCGTACCCGACGGCTGGGACGCAACTGTTGGATCGCTCTTGAAAATTTAAAAGGGGTAAGAACCAAAAGAACTTCCACTAAGTGAGATAATTCAGATGAAAATCTGCTAAACTTAAAAGTCGTGTCAAAGTAGAGGGTAAATACTGGAATTCCTCTTCTTTTAAAGCTTGTTCTCGAAATACAATACACATTTGTTGTCCCAATGAAACAAATTAAGATAGCTTTTCATGAAGTTTTAAGATAGTTCTTCATGAAACATGAGATTTTGACTACACCACTATTTGGCAAACTGTTATTTCTATACGAACTGTAGAAACAGCACAAATAACGGAGAACAAGTTCATGAAGCATCACAAGCAAAGTAGATTAGCAACATGTCAAAACTATAAAACTTCTTTCCAGTACCAATTGTACAAGACCATGAAATATGTAAAACAATAATATTTGTTTACAAGTCACAAGGTAAAACCTTCTCAAATCTTCAGGCAGTCGTCTATGGCTCATCCACTGCTCAACATCACGCCGTCTAAGTTGCATCTCTAGTTTCCTACAAAAAGACAAGGAAAACTTGATACACcacatcaagattcatattgctacAAATGATAAAAATTGACTGAATTGTTCTAATTGAGATACATAAGCATGCATAATAAGTAAGGGTTCATCTCATGTCAGTAATGAATAATTAGCATAAGGTTTCCATGGGAAGGTAGTGTGAGCTCATTGATAGCAAGGTGGATCATACAGCATGATAAATAAGCTAGCACTAATAACCCCATACCGGCTTCCAAGAGCTTGGAGAAAATTTTGCATGTTCCCGATGAGTAGTGCAAAAAGCAACAGTCCCAAACCAACAATAGCCATAGTGAAGAGGACTTCCCCTTCGAAGTAACTTGGGATAAGATTTCCAGCCAAAGTACTGATTTGCTGAAATGGAACCATTTACATTAAAAAATAGATGTCAGCAAGAATAAACTTAAATTCTCTAAATTAAAACATGTACAAATAGATGGGAACATCACTGGTAAGTAGATTCAGTACAGAGATAAGAAAAGGTAAAAATAAGCGATGGGAACATCACTGGTAAGTAGATTCAGTACAGAGATAAGAAAAGGTAAAAATAAGCAAGAATGTTGTGGAAAAAGTCTATTCACCACATGTCAAGTACAACAAAAGAGATACCTAAGTGAAATAGAAGAACACGGGCAATAGATGTAAAATACCTGAAAACCCCAAAATAATGAATATACATAGCGTGTAACAGCACTGTGTTTCGTAGCCAGCAGAACAGCTTGCTGATAAATCCCATACTGGAAATTAGTATCATTCCCGATGTCAAAACAAGCTGTTGAGGCTGGCTCATTAGACCATTGCTGACTAATTTGCTCATTCTGCCCCCCAATACCAAAGTTGAGTCCACAGTCTCGGAAAACCTTACATGATGAAATGTTTGACGCAGAACAAGCATTTTGCAGGCATTGGTTAACCCTCTGTGACAAAATATGAAACAGAAGTATTTTATAGGCATCAGGTGTTAAGCACTGACTATGCAAATTGAATAACTTATGATCAAGGATAACTGCTGAAGTATACATAACTGAGACATAGTACAAATTAAATTAAGCAGCAGTATCTGGCAGCTTTTAACTTTCTATCACATTTTTCCTTTTAGTTGCAGTTAAGTCAGAGCACATATTTTTCTCAAAAAATGTTAGAACTAAATGCAACTGGACGTGTCTCCAGG
Above is a window of Triticum aestivum cultivar Chinese Spring chromosome 6B, IWGSC CS RefSeq v2.1, whole genome shotgun sequence DNA encoding:
- the LOC123138378 gene encoding probable cyclic nucleotide-gated ion channel 20, chloroplastic, translated to MSDQERDDIPMLLRNIELPRFPRSTSMCMPVRDEDYEEDTYVPHTGPLSSQPPSQVAAAGNPFVVSRHTPDNRPPRHPQVKQPSKPQAVMPEDAGGNRWSHGGDIPKNEHLMMSGPLGQCDNPDCVHCPPVCKNKRHFQRASNPFDNKLHNILYNHHRGWKKSIERFLSYIPIMNPHAKVVQQWNQFFVISCLVAIFIDPLFFFLLSVEKDKKCIVFNWKLATGLAVVRSVSDAIYFLHMLLQFRLAYVAPESRVVGAGDLVDEPKKIAVHYLRGYFLLDFFVVLPLPQVIILAIIPRSFGLSTTADDAKNYLRVIILLQYVPRIIRFVPLLGGRQSATGFIFESAWANFVINLLMFVLAGHVVGSCWYLFGLQRVNQCLQNACSASNISSCKVFRDCGLNFGIGGQNEQISQQWSNEPASTACFDIGNDTNFQYGIYQQAVLLATKHSAVTRYVYSLFWGFQQISTLAGNLIPSYFEGEVLFTMAIVGLGLLLFALLIGNMQNFLQALGSRKLEMQLRRRDVEQWMSHRRLPEDLRRRVRHAERFTWAATQGVNEEELLSNLPEDIQRDIRRHFFRFLNRVRLFTLMDWPILDAICDKLRQNLYISGSDILYQGGPVDKMIFIVRGKLESISADGSRAPLQDGDVCGEELLTWYLEHSSTNKDGGRSRFHGMRLVAIRTVRCLTNVEAFVLRASDLEQVTGQFARFLRNPRVQGAIRYESPYWRTIAAARIQVAWRYRKRRLKRAERSRPSEEPDRILGTCSQYAFQPGQRG